In Pelorhabdus rhamnosifermentans, one genomic interval encodes:
- a CDS encoding MarR family winged helix-turn-helix transcriptional regulator — protein MLEIFDSSCILLAKAEQKHYQYTKRLLATQGLEITPGQMSVLYTLYKRDGISITDLSKNCYLDNSTLTGLIDRLERLELVFRKNVPEDRRLYYIFLSEKAHSIRDKVINVMTQVSETMLDGCSEEETKIFRHVLLNIFNKLG, from the coding sequence ATGTTGGAAATTTTCGACAGTAGTTGCATTTTATTAGCAAAGGCCGAGCAAAAACATTATCAGTATACAAAGAGATTACTGGCAACGCAGGGTCTGGAGATTACGCCAGGACAAATGTCTGTATTGTATACCTTGTATAAGCGTGATGGTATTTCCATTACTGACTTGAGTAAAAATTGTTACTTAGATAATTCTACATTGACTGGTCTTATTGACCGATTGGAACGTTTAGAACTAGTTTTCCGTAAAAATGTACCTGAAGATCGTCGCTTGTATTATATTTTTTTATCCGAAAAAGCTCATAGCATTCGTGATAAGGTAATCAATGTTATGACTCAAGTATCAGAAACAATGTTGGATGGATGCAGCGAAGAAGAGACCAAAATATTTCGTCATGTGTTATTAAATATTTTCAATAAACTGGGATAA
- a CDS encoding DeoR/GlpR family DNA-binding transcription regulator, with translation MKASRIKELETYIIENERATIEELCNLLKVSKNTMRRDINELEKQGMIKKVYGGIILNDKKTTEPFESREVRNKEAKQAIAHIASTLVDDGDIIYIDSGTTTLHMIPYLSQIKNLTIITNNLNVIMDSIPFSNLNIISTGGTLFRRTNSFVEIEAVSLLKKYNISKAFMATTGVSISKGVTNSSSYEYDIKKYIVEKCDNIILLADNTKLGRASLTTYYNLKDIQTFITNVQPADEYVDFFKEHNIALLTPQAPA, from the coding sequence TTGAAAGCAAGCAGAATTAAAGAACTGGAAACTTATATTATTGAAAATGAACGGGCAACAATTGAAGAATTATGTAACTTACTCAAAGTTTCTAAAAACACCATGCGAAGAGATATTAATGAGTTGGAAAAACAGGGTATGATTAAAAAAGTTTATGGTGGAATTATCCTAAATGACAAGAAAACCACTGAACCATTCGAATCCAGAGAAGTAAGAAATAAAGAAGCCAAACAGGCAATTGCCCATATTGCGAGTACATTAGTTGATGATGGGGACATTATTTACATTGACTCAGGAACCACCACCTTGCACATGATCCCTTATTTATCTCAAATAAAAAATTTAACCATCATTACAAATAACCTAAATGTCATTATGGATTCCATCCCATTCTCTAATCTAAATATTATTTCCACAGGCGGAACACTATTTAGAAGAACAAACTCGTTTGTTGAAATAGAAGCTGTTAGCTTACTCAAGAAATATAATATTTCAAAAGCTTTTATGGCCACTACCGGAGTTTCCATTTCAAAAGGAGTCACTAATTCATCATCCTATGAGTATGACATAAAAAAGTATATTGTTGAAAAATGTGATAATATTATCTTATTAGCTGATAATACTAAATTAGGACGCGCTTCATTAACGACTTATTATAATTTAAAAGATATCCAAACGTTTATAACGAACGTCCAACCTGCCGATGAATATGTCGATTTTTTTAAAGAACACAACATTGCATTACTCACCCCCCAAGCTCCTGCGTAA
- a CDS encoding iron-containing alcohol dehydrogenase, with the protein MANLFLTPQRIISGKEALLKSGPYLKTFGNKALIVTDKIMLSIGNVKKVTNLLDSQNIMYEVFPKINSEPTDKMVYQGVEVYRKTDCNFLIALGGGSPIDTMKAIGIMLNTFSKLADYMGKEITVLPPKLVAIPTTAGTGSEATQFTIISDTQTEVKMLLKGAVLLPALAVVDPDLTITSPKKVTAATGLDALTHAIEAYTSKKAQPLSDIFALSACKRIFENLKQAYENGNDLEARNEMSLASLEAGIAFNNSSVTLVHGMSRPIGALFHVPHGMSNAMLLVDCLKFAMYGAQARFADIAKEVGFYKEGMSDEKAALCLLNEIKKLCDQLQVPTLEEFGVDKNHFFAMINKMAQDAMESGSPNNTVRKVDQDDISAIYTRLWN; encoded by the coding sequence ATGGCGAATTTGTTTTTAACTCCACAAAGAATTATTTCAGGCAAAGAAGCATTGTTGAAGTCCGGTCCCTATTTAAAAACGTTTGGAAATAAAGCACTTATTGTTACGGATAAGATTATGTTGAGTATTGGTAATGTAAAAAAAGTAACTAATCTCTTGGATAGTCAAAATATTATGTATGAAGTGTTTCCGAAAATTAACAGTGAGCCCACCGATAAGATGGTTTATCAAGGAGTTGAAGTTTATAGAAAGACCGATTGTAATTTCTTGATTGCTCTTGGCGGGGGTAGTCCTATCGATACCATGAAGGCTATCGGAATTATGCTCAATACTTTCAGTAAGTTAGCTGATTATATGGGAAAAGAAATCACGGTTCTTCCGCCTAAATTAGTTGCTATACCGACAACTGCGGGAACTGGCTCAGAAGCCACACAGTTTACGATTATATCGGATACGCAAACTGAGGTTAAAATGTTGTTGAAAGGTGCAGTTTTATTGCCTGCACTAGCTGTTGTCGATCCAGATTTAACGATTACTTCACCAAAGAAAGTTACTGCCGCAACAGGTCTTGATGCTTTGACCCATGCGATCGAAGCCTATACCTCGAAGAAGGCCCAGCCCTTATCAGATATTTTTGCTCTTTCGGCCTGTAAACGTATTTTCGAAAATTTAAAGCAAGCTTATGAAAATGGAAATGATTTAGAAGCGAGAAATGAAATGTCACTTGCTTCACTTGAGGCTGGGATTGCTTTTAATAATTCCTCGGTTACACTTGTTCATGGTATGAGTCGGCCTATTGGTGCATTATTTCATGTGCCGCATGGAATGTCGAATGCGATGCTGCTTGTAGATTGCTTAAAATTCGCCATGTACGGTGCACAAGCAAGATTTGCTGATATTGCAAAAGAGGTAGGTTTTTATAAAGAAGGGATGAGTGATGAAAAAGCAGCTTTGTGTCTTTTAAATGAGATTAAAAAGTTGTGCGATCAATTACAAGTTCCAACTTTAGAAGAATTTGGCGTGGATAAAAATCATTTTTTTGCCATGATCAATAAAATGGCTCAGGATGCTATGGAAAGCGGCAGTCCGAACAATACAGTGAGAAAAGTAGACCAAGACGACATCAGTGCTATATATACGAGACTTTGGAATTAA
- a CDS encoding class II fructose-bisphosphate aldolase, giving the protein MSLVTMKDILKYTQQSHCGVGSFSVVSMEMVMGTIRAAEELHSSIILQVAEVRLKYCPLDLIGPVMIQAAQKAKVPVAVHLDHGLKVETIRQALELGFTSVMLDGSQLPLEDNIARTLEVIRLAKKYGASTEAEIGRVGGSEDGSEEIEMMCTDVHDAKRFFEATGVDALAVAIGNAHGMYKDKPCLQFGRLADIHQAVEVPLVLHGGSGLTTEDFRGCIKNGIKKINVQTATLNKIIENVQLLFQQKQKVEYFDYQQCVIDAACENVRNHIQAFQSNHQV; this is encoded by the coding sequence ATGTCGTTAGTCACGATGAAAGATATTTTGAAATACACACAGCAGTCTCATTGTGGAGTGGGATCATTTAGTGTTGTCAGTATGGAAATGGTTATGGGAACGATCAGGGCCGCAGAAGAACTGCACTCGTCAATTATCTTGCAAGTTGCTGAAGTACGGCTAAAATATTGTCCCCTTGATTTGATTGGTCCTGTTATGATTCAAGCTGCACAAAAAGCAAAGGTGCCTGTTGCTGTTCATCTTGATCATGGATTGAAAGTCGAAACCATTCGGCAGGCATTAGAATTAGGTTTTACATCGGTCATGCTGGATGGTTCACAGTTGCCATTGGAAGACAATATTGCGAGGACCCTTGAAGTCATAAGATTAGCGAAAAAGTATGGAGCATCGACAGAAGCTGAGATAGGCAGAGTGGGCGGTAGTGAAGATGGCTCGGAAGAAATTGAAATGATGTGCACCGATGTTCATGATGCGAAACGTTTCTTTGAAGCCACAGGTGTGGACGCATTAGCAGTGGCAATTGGCAATGCCCATGGAATGTATAAAGATAAACCTTGCTTGCAATTTGGGCGTTTGGCAGATATTCATCAGGCTGTCGAAGTTCCGTTAGTCCTTCATGGGGGTTCTGGATTAACAACGGAAGACTTTCGCGGATGTATCAAAAATGGAATTAAGAAAATCAATGTACAGACAGCAACCTTGAATAAAATTATTGAAAATGTACAACTTCTTTTTCAACAAAAACAAAAAGTGGAATATTTTGACTATCAGCAATGTGTGATTGATGCGGCATGTGAAAATGTGAGAAATCACATTCAAGCATTTCAAAGTAATCATCAGGTTTAA
- the iolC gene encoding 5-dehydro-2-deoxygluconokinase yields the protein MNHIVFDQKRKMDIIPVGRVAIDFNPIDMNKPLEESTTFKKYLGGSPANIAVGMARLGKKVGFIGKVSDDQFGRFVTQYFQKEGIDISNIAIAKNGESLGLTFTEIASPTDSSILMYRNAVADLALSPEDINEEYIKNAKSIVISGTALAASPSREAALLALEYAKKNGTIVIFDIDYRSYTWKSKAELVVYSSAVARLSDIILGSREEFDLMESLLRSEVSTDQEIAQRWFAQGNQIIVIKHGKEGSTAYTADGQKYVIKPFPIKLLKSFGGGDAYASAFLYGLMEGWDIIDCLEFGSGSASMLVSSHSCSEAMPTVDEIKNFISKEKQEYGEMIARV from the coding sequence GTGAATCACATTGTGTTTGATCAGAAACGAAAAATGGATATTATCCCGGTTGGTAGAGTCGCTATTGATTTTAATCCCATCGATATGAATAAGCCGTTAGAAGAAAGTACGACTTTTAAAAAATATCTGGGGGGATCTCCTGCTAATATTGCTGTAGGTATGGCGCGTTTAGGGAAAAAAGTCGGGTTTATTGGTAAGGTATCAGACGATCAATTTGGCCGGTTTGTGACGCAGTACTTTCAAAAAGAAGGCATTGATATTTCAAACATTGCTATAGCGAAAAACGGCGAGTCTTTGGGACTTACTTTTACAGAAATTGCGAGTCCGACAGATAGCAGTATTCTGATGTATCGCAATGCTGTGGCTGATTTAGCTTTGTCACCGGAAGACATTAATGAAGAATATATCAAAAATGCAAAGTCTATTGTCATATCAGGTACGGCTTTAGCGGCCAGTCCTTCACGCGAAGCGGCGTTATTGGCTTTGGAATATGCAAAGAAAAATGGCACTATTGTAATATTCGATATTGATTATCGCAGTTATACGTGGAAATCAAAAGCAGAACTTGTTGTTTATTCCTCAGCAGTTGCCAGGTTAAGCGATATTATTTTAGGTTCGAGAGAAGAATTTGATTTAATGGAAAGTCTTCTAAGGTCGGAAGTTAGTACAGATCAGGAAATTGCGCAACGGTGGTTTGCGCAGGGCAATCAGATTATTGTTATTAAACATGGCAAGGAAGGTTCAACTGCTTATACTGCCGATGGGCAAAAGTATGTCATTAAACCGTTTCCAATTAAATTGTTGAAATCTTTTGGCGGCGGAGATGCTTATGCGTCAGCTTTCTTATATGGACTAATGGAAGGCTGGGATATTATTGACTGTCTTGAATTCGGCAGTGGTTCAGCTTCTATGTTGGTATCCAGTCACAGTTGTTCGGAAGCCATGCCAACTGTAGATGAAATTAAGAACTTTATTAGCAAGGAAAAACAAGAATATGGTGAAATGATCGCTCGAGTATAG
- a CDS encoding 5-deoxy-glucuronate isomerase, with the protein MIMVQDFGELKDGSNTLCEVNGKNEEMLMDINVEKLSTKDKKSYYQQTKEMAILLLEGKLKISWSGKEKLIERKSVFDEDPWCLHVSKETEVTLEVLEESEVIVQCTENANKFEDKLYSPQDCQSDIFGEGVWHDTARRVVRTVFDYRNAPYSNMVMGEVITYPGKWSSYPPHHHPQPEVYYYKFNKPQGFGLCLVGEDAYKIKDHNFVTIKGGLVHPQTAAPGYAMYYCWMIRHLKNNPWTDRIDDPNHTWLWDENVKIWPDK; encoded by the coding sequence ATGATTATGGTACAAGATTTCGGTGAGCTCAAGGATGGCTCCAATACATTATGTGAAGTAAATGGAAAAAATGAAGAAATGTTAATGGATATTAACGTGGAAAAATTGAGTACAAAAGACAAAAAATCTTATTATCAACAAACGAAGGAAATGGCTATTTTACTTCTGGAAGGCAAGCTGAAAATAAGCTGGTCTGGCAAGGAAAAATTAATTGAGCGAAAATCGGTATTTGATGAAGATCCCTGGTGTCTTCATGTTTCCAAAGAAACTGAAGTTACTTTGGAAGTGCTAGAGGAAAGCGAAGTTATTGTTCAATGTACTGAGAATGCCAATAAATTCGAAGATAAATTATATTCTCCTCAAGACTGTCAAAGTGATATCTTTGGGGAAGGCGTTTGGCATGATACTGCCAGAAGAGTGGTGCGGACAGTATTTGACTATCGTAATGCACCTTACTCTAATATGGTTATGGGAGAGGTGATTACTTATCCAGGTAAATGGTCCAGTTATCCACCTCATCATCATCCACAACCTGAAGTCTATTATTATAAATTTAATAAACCACAAGGATTTGGATTATGTTTGGTAGGCGAGGATGCTTACAAGATAAAAGATCATAACTTTGTGACAATTAAGGGAGGCCTTGTTCATCCTCAAACAGCTGCGCCAGGTTATGCGATGTATTATTGCTGGATGATACGGCATTTGAAGAATAACCCTTGGACAGATAGAATTGATGATCCTAATCATACTTGGTTATGGGATGAAAATGTTAAAATATGGCCGGATAAATAG
- the iolD gene encoding 3D-(3,5/4)-trihydroxycyclohexane-1,2-dione acylhydrolase (decyclizing), which produces MKTIKLTMGQALLKFLDQQYVEFDGVENKFVKGVFTIFGHGMVVGFGEALQQYQGDMVVYQGKNEQGMANAAIGYAKQKNRREIIACTSSIGPGALNMVTAAGTASVNRIPLLLFPSDTFACRQPDPVLQQLENPTSISITANDAFKPVSKYWDRIARPEQLMTAMLNAMRVLTDPADTGAVTICLPQDVEGEAYDYPVEFFAKRIHYITRKIPTQGEIARAAAKIQRSKKPLMICGGGVVYAEAGEALKQFAEKFNIPFGETQAGKGAIPWNHSLNLGGIGVTGGLAANKIAADADLIIAVGTRLSDFTTSSKGLFKNPLAEVLSLNVNSFDAYKMNAMAVVADAKETLQTLTASLDQAGYKSQYNQEVVLAKQEWDQEVDRLFGVEMDAGLSQTRVLGEISKMMSEDDIIVGASGSLPGCLQRLWRPIKPKTYHMEYGFSCMGYEVCATLGVKMAEPQKEVYSMVGDGSYLMLHSEFVTSIQEGYKINILLFDNSGFGCIENLQNSQGIPSFGTQFKFRDSTTGQLSGCNLPINFAECARGYGAKTYTVHTIQELKEAFASARQDKVSTLIDIKVLPKTMTGGYESWWRVGVPEVSENPSVRAAYQQMKTEIVKAKKF; this is translated from the coding sequence TTGAAAACAATCAAACTAACAATGGGACAAGCGTTGCTTAAGTTTCTGGATCAGCAATACGTCGAATTCGATGGGGTAGAAAATAAATTTGTCAAAGGTGTTTTTACCATTTTTGGTCATGGCATGGTTGTTGGTTTTGGTGAAGCTTTACAACAATATCAGGGAGACATGGTTGTATACCAGGGGAAAAATGAACAAGGCATGGCGAATGCTGCCATTGGTTATGCCAAACAAAAAAATCGGCGTGAAATTATTGCTTGCACTTCTTCCATTGGTCCGGGTGCTTTGAATATGGTTACTGCAGCAGGTACAGCATCTGTTAACAGGATTCCGTTATTGTTATTTCCCAGTGATACATTTGCTTGTAGGCAGCCTGATCCAGTATTGCAACAACTTGAAAATCCGACGAGTATATCTATTACTGCCAATGATGCTTTTAAACCGGTGTCAAAATATTGGGACAGAATTGCTCGCCCTGAGCAGTTGATGACAGCTATGTTAAATGCTATGCGGGTTTTGACTGATCCGGCAGATACGGGTGCGGTAACCATTTGTTTGCCTCAGGATGTGGAAGGGGAGGCTTATGATTATCCTGTTGAGTTTTTCGCCAAACGGATTCATTATATAACGCGAAAAATCCCGACTCAAGGAGAAATTGCCCGAGCAGCAGCTAAAATTCAGCGTAGTAAAAAACCGCTCATGATTTGTGGCGGTGGAGTTGTTTATGCTGAAGCTGGTGAAGCTTTAAAACAATTTGCCGAGAAATTTAACATTCCCTTTGGCGAAACGCAGGCAGGAAAAGGGGCAATTCCCTGGAACCATAGCCTGAATTTAGGGGGGATCGGAGTTACCGGTGGATTAGCTGCTAATAAGATTGCAGCCGATGCAGATTTAATTATTGCAGTAGGTACACGGTTGTCTGATTTTACTACATCATCTAAAGGATTATTCAAAAATCCCTTGGCGGAAGTTTTATCGCTGAATGTTAATTCCTTTGATGCCTACAAGATGAATGCAATGGCTGTAGTTGCCGATGCGAAAGAAACGCTGCAGACACTTACTGCCTCACTGGACCAAGCTGGCTACAAATCGCAGTATAACCAAGAAGTTGTTTTAGCCAAACAGGAGTGGGATCAGGAAGTTGATCGGTTATTTGGTGTTGAGATGGATGCAGGATTGTCACAAACGCGGGTTTTAGGTGAAATTTCTAAAATGATGAGTGAAGACGACATTATTGTCGGAGCTTCAGGAAGTTTGCCAGGGTGTTTGCAACGACTATGGCGGCCAATAAAGCCGAAAACCTATCATATGGAATATGGATTTTCCTGCATGGGTTATGAAGTATGTGCCACCTTGGGTGTTAAGATGGCTGAACCACAGAAAGAAGTCTATTCCATGGTTGGCGATGGAAGCTATTTAATGCTTCACTCGGAGTTCGTTACAAGCATTCAGGAAGGCTACAAGATTAATATTCTTTTATTTGATAACAGTGGGTTTGGCTGTATTGAAAATTTACAAAATAGTCAGGGAATCCCATCTTTCGGAACGCAATTTAAATTTCGTGATTCCACTACCGGTCAGTTATCAGGATGTAATTTGCCAATTAATTTTGCTGAATGCGCCAGAGGATATGGGGCAAAAACCTATACGGTACATACCATTCAGGAATTAAAAGAGGCTTTTGCAAGTGCCCGCCAGGATAAAGTATCCACTTTGATTGATATTAAGGTTTTGCCCAAGACCATGACAGGCGGTTATGAATCATGGTGGCGTGTTGGAGTACCGGAAGTATCGGAAAATCCGTCTGTTCGTGCAGCTTATCAGCAAATGAAAACAGAGATTGTCAAAGCGAAGAAATTCTAA
- the iolE gene encoding myo-inosose-2 dehydratase codes for MLDKTKVKLGIAPIAWTNDDLPELGSENTFEQCVSEMALAGFTGSEVGNKYPRDTKVLKKALKLRGIHIASAWFSSFLTTKPFEETKTAFIKHRDFLHAMGAKVIVVAEQGHSVQGMMDVAVFDGKPTFTEQEWTDLATGLENLGRLAAEKDMKIVYHHHMGTGVQTTAEIDKLMAMTDEKLVYLLFDTGHLVFSGENPEQILQKYVKRIKHVHLKDIRSAVLAKVKREKLSFLQAVKLGAFTVPGDGMIDYEPLFKILNDNYYEGWFVVEAEQDPAKANPLEYALKARQYIREKTGL; via the coding sequence ATGTTAGATAAAACAAAGGTGAAACTGGGAATCGCTCCTATTGCCTGGACGAATGATGATTTGCCTGAACTTGGAAGCGAAAATACTTTTGAACAATGCGTGAGTGAAATGGCGCTTGCTGGATTTACTGGCAGTGAAGTGGGTAATAAATATCCGAGAGATACAAAAGTTCTTAAAAAAGCTTTGAAGTTGCGTGGAATCCATATTGCGAGTGCCTGGTTCAGTTCTTTTTTGACTACTAAGCCGTTTGAAGAGACAAAGACAGCATTTATAAAGCATCGGGATTTTTTACATGCCATGGGAGCCAAAGTAATTGTTGTTGCGGAACAGGGCCATAGCGTGCAAGGAATGATGGACGTAGCGGTATTTGACGGAAAACCTACTTTTACCGAACAGGAATGGACCGATTTAGCAACAGGTCTGGAAAATTTGGGGCGTCTAGCAGCAGAAAAGGATATGAAGATTGTTTATCATCACCATATGGGAACAGGCGTACAAACGACTGCAGAAATTGATAAACTCATGGCAATGACAGATGAGAAACTGGTTTATCTGTTATTTGATACAGGTCATCTAGTATTTTCAGGCGAAAATCCAGAACAAATTTTGCAAAAATATGTTAAAAGAATTAAACATGTCCATTTGAAAGACATTCGTTCTGCTGTATTGGCCAAAGTAAAGAGAGAAAAATTGAGTTTTCTACAGGCCGTAAAATTAGGCGCTTTTACTGTACCAGGCGATGGCATGATCGATTATGAACCGCTGTTTAAAATATTAAATGACAATTATTATGAAGGCTGGTTTGTCGTTGAGGCCGAACAGGACCCCGCCAAGGCCAATCCACTTGAATATGCATTAAAAGCACGTCAGTATATTAGGGAAAAAACAGGTTTGTAA
- the iolG gene encoding inositol 2-dehydrogenase has translation MVKIGIIGAGRIGKVHAESISKYVKDAKVKAIADPFLNEETERWAKTLGIQHVYKDYHDILQDSDIAAVLICSSTDTHSSISLEAVKAGKHIFCEKPIDHDVEKIKSVMEAVKRSKVKYQVGFNRRFDHNFRAAQEAVLNGKIGTQHVIKITSRDPEAPPVSYVKVSGGIFLDMTIHDFDMVRYLSGSEVEEVYAIGSALVDPAIGEAGDIDTAIITMKLANGAMAVIDNCRRATYGYDQRAEVFGSKGSVAVTNDTASTATLSTEDGVVAEKPLYFFLERYMQAYANEIAAFVEAIVKDVPVPVNVVDGLEPVLIGLAAKKSLAENKPVKLAEIKSLFDL, from the coding sequence ATGGTGAAGATTGGTATTATTGGGGCCGGCAGAATTGGTAAAGTTCATGCGGAAAGTATTAGTAAATATGTTAAAGATGCCAAGGTTAAGGCGATTGCAGATCCTTTTCTTAATGAAGAAACAGAGCGTTGGGCAAAAACACTGGGAATTCAACATGTCTACAAAGATTATCATGATATTCTTCAGGATTCTGATATTGCAGCAGTGCTTATTTGTTCTTCGACGGATACCCATTCGTCTATATCACTTGAAGCTGTGAAGGCTGGCAAACATATTTTTTGCGAAAAACCAATTGACCATGATGTTGAAAAAATTAAATCTGTTATGGAAGCTGTAAAACGGTCAAAAGTCAAATATCAGGTTGGATTTAATCGGCGGTTTGATCATAATTTTCGTGCGGCTCAGGAAGCGGTGTTGAACGGTAAAATTGGTACTCAGCACGTTATTAAAATTACATCAAGAGATCCTGAGGCACCCCCTGTTAGCTATGTAAAAGTATCTGGTGGGATATTTTTGGATATGACCATTCATGATTTTGATATGGTAAGATATTTGTCCGGTAGCGAGGTAGAAGAAGTCTATGCCATCGGCTCTGCTTTGGTAGATCCAGCTATTGGTGAAGCCGGGGACATTGATACGGCGATTATTACGATGAAATTGGCTAACGGGGCGATGGCTGTGATTGATAATTGTCGACGTGCTACCTATGGTTATGATCAGCGTGCTGAAGTATTTGGATCAAAAGGCTCAGTAGCTGTAACGAATGATACCGCTTCTACGGCTACATTGAGTACCGAAGACGGAGTTGTTGCTGAAAAACCACTGTATTTTTTCCTGGAGAGGTATATGCAAGCCTATGCTAATGAAATTGCCGCGTTCGTTGAGGCTATTGTAAAAGATGTACCGGTCCCTGTAAATGTCGTAGATGGTTTGGAACCTGTATTGATTGGACTGGCCGCTAAAAAATCTTTAGCAGAAAACAAACCGGTGAAACTTGCCGAGATTAAAAGTTTATTTGATCTATAA
- a CDS encoding sugar ABC transporter ATP-binding protein, which yields MNEYFLSLKGICKSFPGVKALDNIDLDIKPGETHALVGENGAGKSTLIKILTGAYQYDEGEMYCQGKQVRFASPKDAYALGIACIYQELSLATNMTVTENIFLGRELRIPGVGLLDYSKMNGIAQQVIDDLGIEVNVKDLAQSYSMGYRQMIEIARALVANAKLIIMDEPTSSLSGKEVKCLLEKIHKLKEKGIAVVYISHHLEEVMEIADRITILRDGCKIKVMDKQDTNQDDMIHLMVGRVLGEKFPKVSVTLGNVALKVEGINRAGVLDNVSFEVRSGEVLGFSGLVGAGRTELARAIFGADKIDSGKIFINGQEVKIDSPKDAIQHGMAFLTEDRKGQGLVLMHNIRFNASLSGLKRFCRLGLINTNVMNREVDNLIEQLQLRPGNPLLTTRLLSGGNQQKVVIAKWLCSQSKIFIFDEPTRGIDVGAKVEVYKLINRLALEGVAVIVISSELPEVMGISDRILVMYEGRITAEFNHSDVTPTQIMKAATGGMINEHK from the coding sequence ATGAACGAATACTTTCTAAGTTTAAAGGGAATATGCAAAAGCTTTCCTGGTGTTAAAGCTTTAGATAATATAGATTTAGATATTAAACCCGGGGAAACCCATGCGCTTGTGGGCGAAAACGGAGCGGGAAAGTCAACGCTTATTAAAATATTAACGGGTGCCTATCAATATGATGAAGGTGAGATGTATTGCCAGGGGAAGCAAGTACGCTTTGCCAGTCCAAAAGATGCTTATGCTTTAGGAATTGCTTGCATTTATCAAGAACTTAGCTTGGCCACTAATATGACTGTGACGGAAAATATTTTTTTAGGGCGAGAATTACGTATACCTGGTGTCGGTTTGTTAGATTACAGTAAGATGAATGGGATTGCGCAACAGGTGATTGATGACTTGGGGATTGAGGTTAATGTGAAGGATTTAGCACAATCTTATAGCATGGGCTATCGGCAGATGATAGAAATTGCCCGTGCTCTTGTTGCTAATGCTAAATTGATTATAATGGATGAACCAACTTCAAGCCTATCGGGAAAGGAAGTCAAATGTCTTCTTGAAAAAATACATAAATTAAAAGAAAAGGGTATTGCTGTTGTTTATATTTCTCATCATCTGGAAGAGGTAATGGAGATAGCTGATCGCATTACTATTTTGAGAGATGGCTGCAAAATTAAGGTCATGGACAAGCAAGACACTAATCAGGATGACATGATCCATTTGATGGTTGGGCGTGTACTAGGGGAAAAATTCCCGAAAGTTTCTGTGACACTAGGCAATGTAGCTTTGAAAGTGGAAGGGATTAATAGAGCCGGAGTATTGGATAACGTTTCTTTTGAAGTGCGCAGTGGCGAAGTGTTGGGTTTTTCCGGTTTAGTTGGCGCGGGACGCACCGAGCTGGCGCGCGCCATATTTGGCGCGGATAAAATTGATTCTGGAAAAATTTTTATTAACGGGCAAGAAGTAAAAATTGATAGTCCCAAAGATGCTATTCAACACGGAATGGCTTTCCTTACCGAAGATAGAAAAGGTCAAGGTCTTGTCCTAATGCATAATATACGATTTAATGCCAGTTTGTCAGGTCTTAAGCGGTTTTGCAGATTAGGCCTTATTAATACTAACGTAATGAATCGAGAAGTGGATAACTTAATAGAACAACTTCAACTTCGCCCAGGTAATCCCTTATTGACGACTCGTTTGTTATCAGGTGGTAATCAGCAAAAAGTAGTTATTGCCAAATGGCTGTGTTCACAATCGAAAATATTTATTTTTGATGAACCGACTCGAGGCATTGATGTAGGTGCCAAAGTAGAAGTATATAAACTGATTAACCGCCTGGCATTGGAGGGAGTGGCAGTTATTGTGATTTCTTCAGAATTGCCTGAAGTGATGGGTATTAGTGACCGTATCTTGGTTATGTATGAAGGCAGAATTACTGCTGAATTTAATCATTCTGACGTTACGCCGACCCAAATTATGAAAGCAGCTACAGGAGGTATGATTAATGAACACAAATGA